DNA sequence from the Tenacibaculum mesophilum genome:
GTTTTGAAATGCCTTTTATTGAAAGTGCTAAATATTTAGGTATGAACTATCTTGGTAGTACCCATGCTTGGTTTACTGAAGACGGAAACGACATACATCCTGATGCTAAAGTTAAAATTAATGAATTTAGAAATATTTTAGCTACTAAAAATTTTAAGGATGTTTTAACCCGTTAGAATTTTAAGATGTCGTTTTTTTACAATTTACAAGAAA
Encoded proteins:
- a CDS encoding flavodoxin family protein, whose amino-acid sequence is MFATPVYWYSMSATLKIFFDRLSDLLHYKKDLGRQLRGKNMAMISNSGANDRRNGFEMPFIESAKYLGMNYLGSTHAWFTEDGNDIHPDAKVKINEFRNILATKNFKDVLTR